The genomic region CATCTCTAGAGATGTCATTTTTGGGGAAAGGTGTCACCTTCCAAGTGTTCACCATATCAATTTGATAGAAGAGAAAGATGATAATGATATATCATTACGCTCACCCAAAAAGGTTGAGCCAAATAGGAAAGTACTATTGAATCaatagaaaagaaaagagaaggaatGTATGAGCCAAATTCAACCCCATTGTCCATTTCACTATCTATTTTTCCTCTAAGCAGATTAGAACAAGCAACAAAAACAGCCATTAAATTGCAAGACCATAAGATCAATTATGCATTGATGACAACTATTAAAGTGCTCATGAACCAAGCTCTTTTGAGGAAGCAATAAAAACAACAAGTGGAAATGCTATGAATTAGGAGATAGATTCAATTCATCAAAACCATATGTGGGAGTTAATACCTTACTTGTTCGTAAATGAGCTGTTGAttataaatgggtgttcaaaatcAAGTTCAAATCTAATGgcacaagtacaaagcaagattagtATAAAGATGATCAAGGTcaaaatgttgatagcacttgttTCCCAACGCCAAGTGGAAAATCTAGCAAATGGATGTCAATTGTGCATTTCTTGAATGGAGATTTGACAAAGGAGGTATATGTGACACAACCTTCCAATTttgttgaaaaacaaaaaaaacatattgTCTGCTGCCTaaacaaggcactatatggtttgaaacaagatccatgaatttggttttcaatagttCTAAGTACTTTCTTTAAAAGGGATTTCAAAAATTTGACTATTCAAAATTTATACATTAAGATTTTCTATCACTAGTTATTGTTCATTGTGTTGTATGTTGATTATTTTCTTATCACTAGGAATTATCAATCACTTATAAATGGCATGAAAGAAgatatgaaaatcaattttgaaatgTCTAATCTTGAATTAGTTCACTATTTTCTTGGAATTGATGTTTGGCGAACATTAGGAAAATTATTCCTCTCTCAACTGAAGGACACCCAAAAAATTCTCACAGTTCAAAATACAAGAATACAAAGTTTTGCTAATGAAAATGGAAACAGGAACTAAGTTGAAAACCTAGATGGTAAAGTAGTTAATGAAACACTAAATAGGATTTTGATAGGAACTTTGATTTACTTGAGTATTAGTTGTCTAGAAATATCTCATGCAATTAGAAAAGAATCTGAAAAACCTGTGATAATTGATGAGAGAGTGAGTGGTTTGTTTGTAGCTAATTTAATTACCAAACAACGTGTGGATCTCCCTGTTTATCAGTAACCACTTTACCCAGCTAATGAGTTACCAAGGGCGGCCCAAAATATTGTAAGTTGAAGAATACATAAAGGCAAATAAAAAGTTCTTAACAAGACCAGGCATCTTTAATCCATAAAGCATTCAAGAAAATCTAAAAGACACGAGTTTAAGAATCATACTAACTATCTCAATAGAATTCATTGGCTCGAGCTGCTCAGTTGGCCATTCAAAGGACTGAATAATTTTACTTTTCCCCAAAATAGACTCACTTGCTGCATATTTTGAGACTGCTATTGATAACAGAGAAGAATCCAAATAGTCTTCAAGAAGTACTGTTGTGTTAACTTCTTCAGCGTCAATGTTATTGATTCCCCTCTTAATCCTTGCCAATCGTGGACTTGGCGCACATATTCTCAAGctggaaaaaaaattattatataaaaaCAAGGAAGATACATGATTTCAATTTTTACTGAAAAATATTTTAATGGACTAAAATTATAAAATCACACTCTCGAAGAGAATGAACTCAAATGATAAACCGCATTTATATTTGCTGGATATATAATACATATTAAATGTACAAGATTGGTTGCAAGTCTAATAAATTTAATCTGACCACATAAATATCCTTTGTCCAGACCTCTATGCCTTAGGACAtctaataaaaaatatacaaaattaaatgaaattctaaacaAAATTCAGCCAAAATTCAGTTGAAGATCTGTGTATCTTTTGCAATTTATAGAACATGGATGTATTTTGAGTATAATTCTTAAGAATTTAAGACTATTTGAAAACATTCTCCTGAAAGTTTGGGAAAAAACTCAAATAATACATTCTTGCTGGCAAATAGAAAAAGAGGGCAATTTGGGGAAAATGAATCACTCTTTTAGAAGAATTTTAAGAAAGCCTCCTGATGGCGCCACACACACAAAGCAGTGCAAAACTAATCAAATACACTTGTTACACTCACTGCTCGGTGATGAGAGATTGTTGTTGAAAGCAACTCACGCAGCTTAGGAGAAAATCAAATATCTCTGGTTGCAGGGAATTGTGCAGTCCTTAGGCCAACCTCAATGGAACCCCAGTTGTCTTTTCTGATGCTGCAGGTTAAAATGAAAATGCACACAGACATGCATAAAAATGTATATACTTATAACAGTCCACTGCAGCAACAACCTAAGCACTGAACAGGGTAACTAGCTTTGCAgacaaagaaaatcaatcaaagtcAAACAGAGATCAACACATGAAAAAGAGTAGCTTTTGAATGAACGGTCATTCCCTCTCATTAACTGAAAATGAAGTCTTGTTTACATACAATGAATGGGATTACACAAATAACAATAAGTTACCAAAACACAGATTAACTCACGCAGCCTTACGCCTCTTCCTGTTTGATTCTCTTTGTTCCTTGCTGCTTGTCCTCTGTCTCTGCGTGCTCTTCTTTCTGGTAGCTCATACCACCTCAAAACTGAACCTTTTTTGTTCTTGTCCTGTCCCTTATCCTCGCAGCTTCTTTCCTGACTACAATCTCTCtaaatctcattcaaaatcctacCTAAAATGTATGGGCCCCCCAAAAAAATCTTCTTTAATGCTTGGTCCCTATTTTCAAGCTTTATCCAGCTCAAAATCTCCCACCTGTTTCTTTTTCTAATGCTGTTGCTGGTAAATGTGTTTGAAGGTAGGTGGGTGGCCCTCTCAAACAATTGGCGGTAGGGATTTAAATTCAAATGATTAACAAAAGTTTTTAAATTTCAAAAGAGTCGCAGGTAGAGCAATAAATGAGCGTAGCTCAAGAATTCCACATGATGCCCTTGCATCAAATTACCCAGGTCAAGCACCTGGTCATTGCCAAAACTACTTTTTGCTGCGAGCTGAACTCAAAATGCTCAATCTTTACTGAGCTCAACTAGCTAGCATTCCCTGCTAGCCTATTCTTCTATTTCATCAAATATTCATGTATTCTCTGCCTCTAGTCCTTCCTGCTCACTCTggaatttaaaatacttttaatCTCTACTTGTTCTCTCTCAGATAATTGTGTCATCCATCTTTTCGGTGGTGTTTCCTCTTTCTCTTGCTGCTGCAGTGTCTCTCCCTCATAGTAAATGTACAAATCAGAGACATTAAAAATGGTAGAGATGTCTAGGTCTGTAggtaattccaactcataagcatttgatgaaaaaaaattcataattctaCAAGGTCTAATTTTCTTCTACTTGAACTTGTTGTAAGTCTAACTCAGGAATCTTTCCTTCCATAGATGTGCAAGCACCgtatctcccacttcaaaattcttCTCTCCTTTCTGAATTCACTTGTTTATAACTTTATACCATTGGCTACTCCAGGTTAGTCGTTCCTTTATTTGCTTCTGTAAATCTTGCATATGTGGTGCatgagcacccaaagacacaaaggaGGACACAAATGAAGTCgaaaagagcctaatatcacccatgaggtgaaaatgatcatttgtaataggttgatagttttgtgagtcaataagacccaattgatgtaaggcattgtcatggttacattttataagccaccatggataaatgaccatgtgggtcagcaggagtctaggcatgagtcaggcaaataaatattggtcttagaaacatcagaccaatccttggaataggtcgaatacaccttggagtcgccaagtttgaaaagtgcaagttaaCTTTTGCTGTCAtttcaaaatgttgtaaaaagggataactaatcctccaatggttccaaagtttgaaaagtggttggaaaccgtTAGGGAagctatattatgcccacttggatcgATTCTAGGTTGTTGTTGGCGtagttgttgaagttgatgaaatttgatgatgttttggagtttggagcaatacattATACTTGGAGTTTTAtgaaattttgtgtttttgctATTCATTTCCGATCAGTACGGATTGGTGGATGTCTGAAACCAATTGAATGAATTAGggaagtgttgtgaccatttcacacatcgccccattagaatggggaccccccctctttttgctttgtttttgcttctctctgcttgttcttctctctgtttTTAGGGTTTTGAATGAGTGAGTTGTCTATTTGGACTAGGGTTAAACCTTAGGGGTTCTTTTGGGCGTCATTCAggctaagtccagtcaaattttggagAATTGTTAAGTGTCCTCCCTAAGAATTGAGATGATTGAAATTAGGTAAGTCTTTCAGGAGAGTcaaataggtctcaggttaggtctaataAAGGTTTTTAAggtaaaatccaattttgactaagtgttagcatttttgaaggtaaaattgtgtgttcttgcctaggtgaattttgatcaaatttttgaagcaagatgatgcctgaaatagacaaatcgctcctgaccctcagagagggcccagggcgaaatttatcctgagtgcaatttcttgttttttatggacttgctaactggttcctgacCTTGAAAATGACCTGACTTTGCCTTGTGAAGCAGTTTGAGACTTAAATTTGAAGCAGTTTGGCCAAAAAGGGTAAAACAGCTCCTGACCCTCaatgaaggcccagggcgaaaatgttgtttaagtcatatttgtcactgacttttctaaattgctttgtgcagggtctcctggaAGGATGATTGAACGTGACTTGATGCTTTGGACGGTTTGGAGACGTGAAAGAtggtgaattttggaaactaagagaaaaatcgctcctgaccctgagagagggcccacagcgagaaatcttataggggtcattgctagccttatttggtcgaCTTAAGATGTCAAAGGCATGGGGATGGATGAAATGAGCACAATGaagtatccagacttgatcaaagatgatgaattgAAGGGGTTTTGCCCAAGAAAGGTAAAATctctcctgaccctcagagagggcccacaacgattttctttgtgtgcacatttttggacctttcttggacatgaatttttattcatagcaaagaacaagatgacatcttccttggcaaagttatttttagatgaaaagtgaagcattttggtccaggtagcaaaaatcgctcctgaccctcagagaggatCCAGGgcgagattttcaaatatgcattattcttgcaAGGGCAAAGTATgttttatgattggaagggatgaaggaaagcctattctatccgttgaatataatttggaggatcaacacaggatgaaatcaacccaaaatcaaaaaatcgctcctgaccctcagagagggtccatagcgagaaacctaatatgggaacttttcatccaagtttgaggaaagctaaggttaggcatgggtttgaaacgatgtttgaaaagccttgaagtgaaaagaaatcgttgagaatcaaaattttgaaggcaattacaaaaatcgctccggaccctcagagagggcccatagcgattttctaGGATTCTCTCCTTGgtttgaagaattgagataaaatctttcttggacaggaggagaacgtgatatgttatgccttggaggtgatttgaagattaaaagataaaggaatttgcctaaaaccaaaaagtcgctcctgaccctcactgaaggtccagagcgagatt from Cryptomeria japonica chromosome 3, Sugi_1.0, whole genome shotgun sequence harbors:
- the LOC131065652 gene encoding uncharacterized protein LOC131065652 isoform X2, producing MSSSLESRSQGSKCDGTPLSSIEDIQRRLIPPNPTQNTNYSVSLRICAPSPRLARIKRGINNIDAEEVNTTVLLEDYLDSSLLSIAVSKYAASESILGKSKIIQSFEWPTEQLEPMNSIEIAVNGNAVVNGKAAAVKIMT